The following proteins are encoded in a genomic region of Triticum dicoccoides isolate Atlit2015 ecotype Zavitan chromosome 1B, WEW_v2.0, whole genome shotgun sequence:
- the LOC119350599 gene encoding formin-like protein 18, protein MSVPDPNLAQIWEQMGPKRTLYWTVVVRSCPPLVPPSSDHARAGVSLHNHREEERGTGEATGRSPPPRSLPTATSCYSSWRSLSNWRRRADPVSTSSSRWREVPPPPPPGDPQAPRRRRLRAPSLTTRPGSGLGSPYFGRSPPGLPRRSPSPSSAAVPASCSCATRGSGKPDAGMRAEGASADLRAASAGGSHEDGERCPQRGSSLGEEGRREEVPADTEERHHVLL, encoded by the exons ATGTCCGTCCCCGACCCAAACTTGGCCCAAATCTGGGAACAAATGGGTCCGAAGCGGACGCTCTACTGGACCGTTGTCGTCCGCTCGTGTCCGCCTCTGGTCCCACCTAGCAGTGACCACGCACGAGCTGGCGTCAGCCTCCACAACCACCGCGAAGAGGAGCGAGGCACTGGCGAGGCCACTGGGAGATCTCCACCGCCGCGCTCGCTGCCCACTGCCACTTCCTGCTACTCCTCTTGGCGCTCGCTGAGTAACTGGAGGAGACGCGCCGACCCGGTCTCGACCTCCTCCTCACGCTGGCGAgaagtgccgccgccgccgccccccggcGACCCCCAGGCTC CTCGCCGCCGTCGGCTACGAGCTCCGTCGTTGACAACCCGCCCCGGATCCGGCCTCGGATCTCCCTATTTCGGCCGGTCCCCGCCAGGgctgcctcgccggagcccctccccAAGCAGCGCCGCCGTCCCTGCCTCCTGCTCGTGCGCGACGAGGGGATCTGGCAAGCCAGATGCTGGCATGCGCGCGGAGGGTGCGAGCGCGGATCTGCGGGCTGCTAGCGCGGGTGGGAGCCATGAGGACGGAGAAAGATGTCCCCAACGCGGTAGCTCGCTGGGAGAGGAGGGGCGGCGGGAGGAGGTGCCGGCTGACACGGAGGAG CGCCACCATGTCCTTCTGTAA
- the LOC119348707 gene encoding probable LRR receptor-like serine/threonine-protein kinase At1g06840 isoform X1 has protein sequence MVTFGGIFCVVILAVMLPCLDVALGQSTDPSEVDALGAIKGSLLDPMNNLENWNRGDPCTSNWTGVFCHIINDALHVTELQLFKRNLSGTLAPEVSLLSQLKTLDFMWNNLTGSIPKEIGNITTLKLILLNGNQLSGFLPDEIGNLQNLNRLQIDQNQILGPIPKSFANLRHVKHLHMNNNSLSGKIPSELWRIPLLLHLLVDNNNLSGPLPTELAKAPALKIFQADNNNFSGSSIPATYSNIKTLLKLSLRNCNLQGAIPDLSAISELGYLDLSWNKLTGPIPTNQLASNITTLDLSHNMLNGTVPLNFSGLPNLQLLSVENNRLDGAVPSEIWNDIVLTGNRSLVLDFQNNSLKTIPAAFNPPQNVTVMLYGNPVCGNSSGAPIDSLCQPQSVNQQTSRQQQDSSLICSPCPSDKNYEYNPSSPIPCFCAVPLGVGIRLKSPGITDFNPYEGAFGDSTTSLLKLYIYQLHVEHYIWEVGPRLNMHLKLFPSNTSLFNMSEVVRLRHVLAGWEITLPDIFGPYELLNFTLGSYADEYPNEASSGLSKTAMGAILASAIAAAFALSAVATVLIMRRRSRHRSRTVSKRSLSRFSVKIDGVRCFKFEEMARATNNFDQLAQVGQGGYGKVYRGTLDDGEIVAIKRAHEDSLQGSKEFCTEIELLSRLHHRNLVSLVGYCDEADEQMLVYEYMPNGTLRDHLSSKAKRSPGFVLRLHIALGASKGILYLHTDANPPIFHRDVKASNILLDSKFVPKVADFGLSRLAPVPDIEGTLAGHVSTVVKGTPGYLDPEYFLTHKLTDKSDVYSLGVVFLEMLTGMKPIEHGKNIVREVNKAYQSGNISEIVDRRMGLCPPDCINRFLLLATKCCQDETDARPSMSEIVRELEVILRMMPEADLVLMDTTDTDSGDMSKSLSTSSATGTSFVTQTSGSVNASSGVLSEVLAPR, from the exons ATGGTTACTTTTGGAGGCATCTTCTGCGTGGTTATTCTGGCTGTGATGCTCCCCTGCTTGGATGTTGCACTGGGGCAAAGTACTGACCCTTCCGAAG TTGATGCACTCGGGGCTATAAAGGGAAGCTTACTTGATCCTATGAATAACCTTGAGAACTGGAACAGGGGAGATCCATGCACTTCTAATTGGACAGGAGTTTTCTGCCACATCATCAATGATGCGCTTCATGTGACAGAATT ACAGTTATTTAAGAGGAACCTGTCTGGAACTTTGGCACCAGAGGTCAGTCTTTTATCTCAGCTGAAAACACT GGATTTTATGTGGAACAATTTAACAGGCAGCATCCCAAAAGAGATAGGAAACATCACTACACTCAAACTTAT ACTATTGAATGGCAATCAGCTCTCTGGTTTCCTACCAGATGAGATTGGCAACCTTCAGAACTTGAACAGGTTACAAATTGACCAAAACCAAATACTGGGACCGATACCGAAGTCATTTGCCAACTTAAGACATGTGAAACATCT CCACATGAACAATAATTCATTAAGTGGGAAAATTCCATCTGAATTGTGGAGAATCCCATTACTTCTTCACCT GCTTGTTGATAACAACAATTTGTCTGGACCTCTTCCTACAGAATTAGCAAAGGCACCTGCTTTGAAAATATT TCAGGCTGACAACAATAACTTCAGTGGAAGTTCCATCCCTGCTACATACAGCAACATAAAAACACTGTTAAAGCT GAGTCTTAGGAACTGCAACTTGCAGGGCGCTATTCCTGATCTGAGTGCCATATCTGAACTTGGATATTT GGATCTTAGCTGGAACAAACTGACAGGACCAATACCAACTAATCAGCTTGCATCAAATATCACTACTCT TGATTTGTCACACAACATGCTTAATGGAACTGTCCCGTTGAACTTCTCAGGGCTTCCTAATCTTCAGCTTTT GTCAGTTGAAAACAACCGTCTAGATGGTGCTGTTCCCTCGGAAATCTGGAATGACATCGTTCTTACTGGAAATCGAAGCCTTGTTCT GGACTTCCAAAATAATTCCCTGAAGACTATTCCGGCTgcatttaatcctccccaaaatgttACTGTAAT GTTGTATGGAAACCCTGTCTGTGGGAATTCTAGTGGAGCTCCGATAGACAGCCTCTGTCAACCCCAGTCTGTAAACCAGCAAACCTCTAGACAGCAACAAGACTCTAGCCTAATTTGTTCACCTTGCCCATCGGATAAAAATTACGAGTACAACCCATCATCACCTATACCGTGTTTTTGTGCCGTGCCACTTGGAGTTGGAATTCGACTGAAGAGTCCAGGAATCACAGACTTCAATCCTTATGAAGGTGCCTTCGGGGACAGCACAACGTCTTTATTGAAACTGTATATTTACCAGCTACATGTTGAGCACTACATATGGGAGGTGGGTCCAAGGCTCAACATGCACCTCAAGTTATTCCCAAGCAATACAAGTTTGTTCAATATGTCTGAGGTTGTGCGACTCCGACATGTACTTGCTGGATGGGAAATTACTCTTCCAGATATCTTTGGTCCATATGAGCTTCTCAATTTCACACTTGGTTCCTATGCGGATG AATATCCAAATGAAGCTTCATCAGGTTTAAGCAAAACGGCAATGGGTGCTATCCTGGCAAGCGCAATAGCTGCTGCTTTTGCACTTTCTGCAGTAGCCACTGTTCTTATAATGAGAAGGCGTTCAAGACACAGAAGTAGAACAGTTTCAAAACGTTCAC TGTCAAGATTTTCTGTCAAAATTGACGGTGTGAGGTGCTTTAAATTTGAAGAAATGGCTAGGGCCACCAATAATTTTGACCAATTAGCTCAAGTTGGTCAAGGAGGTTATGGAAAAGTCTATAGAGGAACTCTAGATGATGGGGAAATTGTAGCAATCAAACGGGCACATGAGGATTCTCTGCAAGGTTCGAAGGAGTTCTGCACGGAAATAGAGCTCCTATCCAGATTGCATCATCGCAATCTGGTTTCGTTAGTTGGCTATTGTGATGAAGCAGATGAACAG ATGCTAGTTTATGAATACATGCCAAATGGTACTTTACGCGATCATCTTTCTT CCAAGGCCAAACGATCTCCCGGTTTTGTGTTGAGGCTTCACATAGCATTGGGTGCCTCCAAGGGAATTCTGTATCTACACACTGATGCAAACCCTCCTATATTTCACCGTGATGTGAAGGCCAGTAACATTCTTCTGGACTCGAAATTTGTTCCAAAAGTGGCTGACTTTGGTCTTTCGAGGCTTGCTCCAGTGCCAGATATTGAAGGAACATTAGCAGGTCATGTTTCCACTGTTGTCAAGGGCACACCG GGATATCTTGATCCAGAATACTTCCTGACTCATAAATTGACGGATAAAAGTGACGTGTACAGCCTTGGTGTTGTGTTTCTTGAAATGTTGACTGGGATGAAGCCAATTGAGCATGGGAAAAACATAGTGCGAGAG gtAAACAAAGCGTACCAATCAGGCAATATTTCTGAAATCGTTGACAGACGGATGGGCCTGTGTCCTCCAGACTGCATCAATAGGTTCCTCTTGCTAGCAACCAAGTGCTGCCAGGATGAGACCGACGCGAGGCCTTCCATGTCGGAGATTGTCCGAGAACTCGAGGTCATCTTGAGGATGATGCCGGAGGCGGATCTTGTTCTGATGGATACTACGGACACAGACTCAGGTGACATGAGTAAATCCTTGTCAACTTCTTCAGCAACCGGAACTTCCTTTGTCACACAGACCTCTGGCAGTGTTAATGCAAGCAGCGGCGTCCTCTCCGAGGTGCTGGCTCCTCGCTGA
- the LOC119348707 gene encoding probable LRR receptor-like serine/threonine-protein kinase At1g06840 isoform X2, giving the protein MWNNLTGSIPKEIGNITTLKLILLNGNQLSGFLPDEIGNLQNLNRLQIDQNQILGPIPKSFANLRHVKHLHMNNNSLSGKIPSELWRIPLLLHLLVDNNNLSGPLPTELAKAPALKIFQADNNNFSGSSIPATYSNIKTLLKLSLRNCNLQGAIPDLSAISELGYLDLSWNKLTGPIPTNQLASNITTLDLSHNMLNGTVPLNFSGLPNLQLLSVENNRLDGAVPSEIWNDIVLTGNRSLVLDFQNNSLKTIPAAFNPPQNVTVMLYGNPVCGNSSGAPIDSLCQPQSVNQQTSRQQQDSSLICSPCPSDKNYEYNPSSPIPCFCAVPLGVGIRLKSPGITDFNPYEGAFGDSTTSLLKLYIYQLHVEHYIWEVGPRLNMHLKLFPSNTSLFNMSEVVRLRHVLAGWEITLPDIFGPYELLNFTLGSYADEYPNEASSGLSKTAMGAILASAIAAAFALSAVATVLIMRRRSRHRSRTVSKRSLSRFSVKIDGVRCFKFEEMARATNNFDQLAQVGQGGYGKVYRGTLDDGEIVAIKRAHEDSLQGSKEFCTEIELLSRLHHRNLVSLVGYCDEADEQMLVYEYMPNGTLRDHLSSKAKRSPGFVLRLHIALGASKGILYLHTDANPPIFHRDVKASNILLDSKFVPKVADFGLSRLAPVPDIEGTLAGHVSTVVKGTPGYLDPEYFLTHKLTDKSDVYSLGVVFLEMLTGMKPIEHGKNIVREVNKAYQSGNISEIVDRRMGLCPPDCINRFLLLATKCCQDETDARPSMSEIVRELEVILRMMPEADLVLMDTTDTDSGDMSKSLSTSSATGTSFVTQTSGSVNASSGVLSEVLAPR; this is encoded by the exons ATGTGGAACAATTTAACAGGCAGCATCCCAAAAGAGATAGGAAACATCACTACACTCAAACTTAT ACTATTGAATGGCAATCAGCTCTCTGGTTTCCTACCAGATGAGATTGGCAACCTTCAGAACTTGAACAGGTTACAAATTGACCAAAACCAAATACTGGGACCGATACCGAAGTCATTTGCCAACTTAAGACATGTGAAACATCT CCACATGAACAATAATTCATTAAGTGGGAAAATTCCATCTGAATTGTGGAGAATCCCATTACTTCTTCACCT GCTTGTTGATAACAACAATTTGTCTGGACCTCTTCCTACAGAATTAGCAAAGGCACCTGCTTTGAAAATATT TCAGGCTGACAACAATAACTTCAGTGGAAGTTCCATCCCTGCTACATACAGCAACATAAAAACACTGTTAAAGCT GAGTCTTAGGAACTGCAACTTGCAGGGCGCTATTCCTGATCTGAGTGCCATATCTGAACTTGGATATTT GGATCTTAGCTGGAACAAACTGACAGGACCAATACCAACTAATCAGCTTGCATCAAATATCACTACTCT TGATTTGTCACACAACATGCTTAATGGAACTGTCCCGTTGAACTTCTCAGGGCTTCCTAATCTTCAGCTTTT GTCAGTTGAAAACAACCGTCTAGATGGTGCTGTTCCCTCGGAAATCTGGAATGACATCGTTCTTACTGGAAATCGAAGCCTTGTTCT GGACTTCCAAAATAATTCCCTGAAGACTATTCCGGCTgcatttaatcctccccaaaatgttACTGTAAT GTTGTATGGAAACCCTGTCTGTGGGAATTCTAGTGGAGCTCCGATAGACAGCCTCTGTCAACCCCAGTCTGTAAACCAGCAAACCTCTAGACAGCAACAAGACTCTAGCCTAATTTGTTCACCTTGCCCATCGGATAAAAATTACGAGTACAACCCATCATCACCTATACCGTGTTTTTGTGCCGTGCCACTTGGAGTTGGAATTCGACTGAAGAGTCCAGGAATCACAGACTTCAATCCTTATGAAGGTGCCTTCGGGGACAGCACAACGTCTTTATTGAAACTGTATATTTACCAGCTACATGTTGAGCACTACATATGGGAGGTGGGTCCAAGGCTCAACATGCACCTCAAGTTATTCCCAAGCAATACAAGTTTGTTCAATATGTCTGAGGTTGTGCGACTCCGACATGTACTTGCTGGATGGGAAATTACTCTTCCAGATATCTTTGGTCCATATGAGCTTCTCAATTTCACACTTGGTTCCTATGCGGATG AATATCCAAATGAAGCTTCATCAGGTTTAAGCAAAACGGCAATGGGTGCTATCCTGGCAAGCGCAATAGCTGCTGCTTTTGCACTTTCTGCAGTAGCCACTGTTCTTATAATGAGAAGGCGTTCAAGACACAGAAGTAGAACAGTTTCAAAACGTTCAC TGTCAAGATTTTCTGTCAAAATTGACGGTGTGAGGTGCTTTAAATTTGAAGAAATGGCTAGGGCCACCAATAATTTTGACCAATTAGCTCAAGTTGGTCAAGGAGGTTATGGAAAAGTCTATAGAGGAACTCTAGATGATGGGGAAATTGTAGCAATCAAACGGGCACATGAGGATTCTCTGCAAGGTTCGAAGGAGTTCTGCACGGAAATAGAGCTCCTATCCAGATTGCATCATCGCAATCTGGTTTCGTTAGTTGGCTATTGTGATGAAGCAGATGAACAG ATGCTAGTTTATGAATACATGCCAAATGGTACTTTACGCGATCATCTTTCTT CCAAGGCCAAACGATCTCCCGGTTTTGTGTTGAGGCTTCACATAGCATTGGGTGCCTCCAAGGGAATTCTGTATCTACACACTGATGCAAACCCTCCTATATTTCACCGTGATGTGAAGGCCAGTAACATTCTTCTGGACTCGAAATTTGTTCCAAAAGTGGCTGACTTTGGTCTTTCGAGGCTTGCTCCAGTGCCAGATATTGAAGGAACATTAGCAGGTCATGTTTCCACTGTTGTCAAGGGCACACCG GGATATCTTGATCCAGAATACTTCCTGACTCATAAATTGACGGATAAAAGTGACGTGTACAGCCTTGGTGTTGTGTTTCTTGAAATGTTGACTGGGATGAAGCCAATTGAGCATGGGAAAAACATAGTGCGAGAG gtAAACAAAGCGTACCAATCAGGCAATATTTCTGAAATCGTTGACAGACGGATGGGCCTGTGTCCTCCAGACTGCATCAATAGGTTCCTCTTGCTAGCAACCAAGTGCTGCCAGGATGAGACCGACGCGAGGCCTTCCATGTCGGAGATTGTCCGAGAACTCGAGGTCATCTTGAGGATGATGCCGGAGGCGGATCTTGTTCTGATGGATACTACGGACACAGACTCAGGTGACATGAGTAAATCCTTGTCAACTTCTTCAGCAACCGGAACTTCCTTTGTCACACAGACCTCTGGCAGTGTTAATGCAAGCAGCGGCGTCCTCTCCGAGGTGCTGGCTCCTCGCTGA
- the LOC119348708 gene encoding B3 domain-containing protein Os05g0481400-like, whose translation MATAEASSASGAGAAYEEERRKRILDNLKHLEDLGISKMAKSLIQATRQQDKTPRASPKSRKKFEATTEVRRSSRARTTVSYKDDFPELDDFVRRRRVSKSVDNGRGYTGRISSYQQQQRAFKRAEKLQDSLDPDNPSFVKTMVRSHVSSCFWLGLPSSFCKDHLPPREHKMVLEDEEGVEFDAVYIGNRTGLSGGWRGFSMHHDLEDGDSLVFELAEPDRFKIYISKAIEDGKEAEPNDKNADVDSDSAQEVPDQTDSPVSEPPSSPEPLKGAKRRKLRGRR comes from the exons atggcgacggcggaggcgagcaGCGCCAGCGGCGCGGGCGCCGCCTACGAGGAGGAGCGCCGGAAGCGGATCCTCGACAACCTCAAGCACCTCGAG GATTTGGGCATATCGAAGATGGCCAAGAGCCTGATCCAGGCCACGAGGCAGCAGGACAAG ACTCCTCGGGCGAGCCCAAAGTCCAGGAAGAAGTTCGAGGCTACCACCGAAGTCAGGCGCTCCTCCAGGGCCAGGACCACTGTTTCCTACAAGGATGAT TTTCCCGAACTTGATGATTTTGTGCGCCGCAGAAG GGTAAGTAAAAGTGTGGACAATGGTAGGGGATACACCGGGAGAATTTCTTCTTATCAACAACAACAGCGTGCTTTTAAAAGAGCTGAGAAACTTCAAGATAGTCTAGACCCTGACAACCCGTCGTTTGTCAAGACCATGGTTCGATCACATGTATCCAGCTGCTTTTGGCTT GGTCTCCCTTCTAGTTTCTGCAAAGATCATCTGCCTCCCAGAGAACATAAGATGGTGTTGGAGGATGAAGAAGGTGTTGAATTTGATGCTGTATACATCGGAAATCGAACAGGTCTGAGTGGTGGATGGAGAGGCTTCTCGATGCACCATGACTTGGAAGATGGGGACTCATTGGTCTTTGAATTGGCTGAGCCTGACAGATTTAAG ATTTACATTTCTAAAGCTATCGAAGATGGAAAAGAGGCTGAGCCTAATGATAAGAATGCTGATGTGGACAGTGATTCAGCCCAGGAAGTTCCTGACCAGACGGATTCACCTGTTTCTGAACCCCCTTCCAGCCCTGAGCCTCTAAAAGGAGCTAAAAGAAGAAAACTCCGTGGGCGACGGTAG